The Nerophis lumbriciformis linkage group LG07, RoL_Nlum_v2.1, whole genome shotgun sequence genome window below encodes:
- the nanos2 gene encoding nanos homolog 2 yields the protein MTSRQPPSVTDAPIFDMWRDYMDLAGLLLRMRSGRLTDAEDQKKPPPAAAPARRSTGSLTGGRKRGPPDLCHFCKQNGEAADVYRSHKLKADDGKVLCPVLRRYTCPMCDATGDHAHTRRYCPLVARQQVNILPAAKFW from the coding sequence ATGACTTCCCGCCAACCCCCCAGCGTGACGGACGCCCCCATCTTTGACATGTGGCGCGACTACATGGACCTGGCCGGTCTGCTGCTGCGCATGCGCAGCGGACGCCTGACGGATGCGGAGGATCAAAAGAAGCCGCCGCCTGCCGCGGCGCCCGCTCGCCGCTCGACCGGCAGCCTCACCGGGGGGCGCAAGAGGGGGCCACCGGACTTGTGCCACTTCTGCAAGCAAAACGGAGAGGCGGCCGACGTCTACCGATCCCACAAACTGAAGGCGGACGACGGCAAGGTGTTGTGTCCTGTCCTGCGGAGGTACacctgtcccatgtgtgacgcaACAGGAGACCACGCCCACACGCGCCGCTACTGCCCGCTCGTCGCGCGTCAGCAGGTGAACATCCTGCCAGCTGCCAAGTTCTGGTAG